In the Mycolicibacterium thermoresistibile genome, one interval contains:
- a CDS encoding FAD binding domain-containing protein, producing the protein MKPAPFAYHRPADLTEATQLLAEFGDEAKVLAGGQSLVPMLNLRLAFFDHLVDISRLDELKGIERSNGSLTIRAGTTDATVGADDQVRSAVPLLTRATPHIGHFQIRNRGTFGGSIAHADPAGEYPAVALALDAQMEAVSPTGRREIAAADFFQGLWETALEPDEILAAVRFPVWDGRCGFAVHEFARRHGDFAIAGAVLAVRLDGDDRISRCGIGLLGLGSTPRRATAAEQAILGRPVSEVDADELGVLAMEGLDDIPADLQGSADYRRRVGAAMVARAWTDASREAASA; encoded by the coding sequence ATGAAACCCGCACCGTTCGCCTACCACCGGCCGGCCGACCTGACCGAGGCGACGCAGCTGCTCGCCGAGTTCGGCGATGAGGCCAAGGTGCTCGCCGGCGGGCAGAGCCTGGTCCCGATGCTGAATCTGCGGTTGGCGTTCTTCGACCACCTGGTCGACATCTCGCGGCTCGACGAGCTCAAGGGCATCGAGCGCAGCAACGGCTCGCTGACGATCCGCGCCGGCACCACCGATGCCACCGTCGGCGCCGACGACCAGGTGCGCTCGGCGGTGCCGCTGTTGACCCGGGCGACGCCGCACATCGGACACTTCCAGATCCGTAACCGCGGAACGTTCGGCGGGTCAATCGCGCACGCCGATCCCGCCGGGGAGTATCCGGCCGTCGCACTGGCGCTCGACGCGCAGATGGAGGCGGTCTCCCCCACCGGCCGGCGGGAGATCGCGGCGGCCGACTTCTTCCAGGGGTTGTGGGAGACGGCGCTGGAACCCGACGAGATCCTGGCCGCGGTGCGGTTCCCGGTATGGGACGGCCGGTGCGGTTTCGCTGTCCACGAATTCGCCCGACGCCACGGTGATTTCGCGATCGCCGGGGCGGTGCTGGCGGTGCGGCTCGACGGCGACGACCGGATCAGCCGGTGCGGTATCGGCCTGCTCGGGCTGGGCTCCACCCCGCGCCGTGCCACCGCCGCCGAACAGGCCATCCTGGGCCGCCCGGTCAGCGAGGTCGACGCCGACGAACTCGGCGTGCTGGCCATGGAGGGCCTCGACGACATCCCGGCCGACCTGCAGGGGTCGGCCGACTACCGCCGCCGGGTCGGCGCCGCGATGGTGGCGCGGGCCTGGACCGATGCCAGCAGGGAGGCAGCCAGTGCATGA
- a CDS encoding xanthine dehydrogenase family protein molybdopterin-binding subunit, translated as MTVSSAGPSAGTVPARYAGSRVPRVEDTRLLTGRGTFVDDIIRPGMLHACFVRSPFARATINGIDASAALAMPGVRAVFTAADINPEVKEAWHAVAGKDVPDTPRPPLAESEAKFVGDPVALVVADSRYIAEDAIELVDVDYEPLPAVADFRQAVNSDVVVHEEYPDNVAGGMAGAPPDEETFANAAHVVSEHIYQHAHVPVPIECRGIVAEWQSASDELTIWASTQTPHELRAFAARLLGIPASRVRVIVKDTGGGFGQKVVPMREDMCIMIAARKVPAPLKWIEDRRENLMAASQARHVDGDVRMAFDADGTILAADIDFIQDIGSYPTPYPVLTTAAIGMFFPGPYRVPKASFNYKTVFSNTAGLAAYRGPWQYETLSREILLDIAARKMGMDPVDLRRKNLLRRDEMPYFNPNGMPYDHVAPIETFEQAVKMADHEGFRKEQEEALAQGRYIGLGFSTYIEPTGAATGHLAGEGATIRMESTGKINVYVNGGSSGNSIETTVVQLTADALGADIDDVATIQGDTAVTPYGAGTQGSRSAPMTAGAVHEAGSILRKQIVTIAAHMLDTDESQIELAGSRAVVRDDPDKSVSFADLAYRAYYEPQMLPPGTSATLEATARFTSQAPIHWANATHACTCEVDTVTGHVTLTNYVVSEDVGPMINPNVVEGQIAGGTVQGIGGALLEHQAYDADGNPLSSTFVDYLLPTATEVPLIEYGHIEVPGPGVGGYKGAGEGGAIGSTPAVINAINDALAALGVTVTRLPATPATIVELIEQATSKDQKWN; from the coding sequence ATGACCGTGTCTTCTGCTGGGCCTTCAGCGGGGACGGTTCCGGCCCGCTACGCGGGCAGCCGGGTGCCGCGAGTCGAGGACACCCGGCTGCTGACCGGCCGGGGCACCTTCGTCGACGACATCATCCGCCCCGGGATGCTGCACGCCTGCTTCGTCCGCAGCCCGTTCGCCCGCGCCACGATCAACGGCATCGACGCGTCCGCCGCCCTGGCGATGCCCGGGGTGCGCGCGGTGTTCACCGCCGCCGACATCAACCCCGAGGTGAAAGAGGCCTGGCACGCGGTGGCCGGCAAGGACGTCCCGGACACCCCGCGGCCGCCCCTGGCCGAGAGTGAGGCCAAGTTCGTCGGCGATCCGGTGGCGCTGGTGGTGGCCGACAGCCGCTACATCGCCGAGGACGCCATCGAGCTGGTCGACGTCGACTACGAGCCGTTACCCGCGGTCGCCGACTTCCGTCAGGCGGTGAACTCCGACGTCGTGGTGCACGAGGAGTACCCGGACAACGTCGCCGGCGGAATGGCCGGCGCGCCCCCGGACGAGGAGACCTTCGCCAACGCGGCCCACGTGGTCTCCGAGCACATCTACCAGCACGCCCACGTTCCGGTGCCGATCGAGTGCCGCGGCATCGTCGCCGAATGGCAGTCCGCCTCCGACGAGCTGACGATCTGGGCGTCCACTCAGACCCCGCACGAGCTGCGCGCCTTCGCGGCCCGGCTGCTGGGCATCCCCGCATCGCGGGTGCGGGTGATCGTCAAGGACACCGGCGGCGGGTTCGGGCAGAAGGTCGTCCCGATGCGCGAGGACATGTGCATCATGATCGCCGCCCGTAAGGTGCCCGCCCCGCTGAAATGGATCGAGGACCGCCGGGAGAACCTGATGGCGGCCAGTCAGGCGCGGCACGTCGACGGCGACGTCCGGATGGCGTTCGACGCCGACGGCACCATCCTGGCCGCCGACATCGACTTCATTCAGGACATCGGCTCCTATCCGACGCCCTACCCGGTGCTCACCACCGCGGCGATCGGCATGTTCTTCCCCGGCCCGTACCGGGTGCCCAAGGCCAGCTTCAACTACAAGACGGTGTTCTCCAACACCGCCGGGCTGGCCGCCTACCGCGGGCCGTGGCAGTACGAAACCCTGTCCCGGGAGATCCTGCTCGACATCGCCGCCCGCAAGATGGGCATGGACCCGGTCGATCTGCGCCGCAAGAACCTGCTGCGCCGCGATGAGATGCCGTACTTCAACCCGAACGGCATGCCCTACGACCACGTCGCCCCGATCGAGACGTTCGAGCAGGCCGTGAAGATGGCCGACCACGAGGGCTTCCGCAAGGAGCAGGAGGAGGCGCTGGCTCAGGGCCGCTACATCGGTCTGGGTTTCTCCACCTACATCGAACCCACCGGTGCGGCGACCGGGCACCTGGCCGGCGAGGGCGCGACGATCCGGATGGAGTCCACCGGCAAGATCAACGTCTACGTCAACGGCGGGTCCTCGGGTAACAGCATCGAGACCACCGTGGTGCAGTTGACCGCCGACGCGCTCGGCGCCGACATCGACGACGTCGCCACCATCCAGGGTGACACCGCGGTGACCCCGTACGGCGCCGGGACACAGGGCAGCCGCAGCGCCCCGATGACCGCCGGCGCGGTGCACGAGGCCGGATCGATCCTGCGCAAGCAGATCGTCACGATCGCCGCGCACATGCTCGACACCGACGAGTCGCAGATCGAGCTGGCCGGGTCGCGGGCCGTCGTGCGCGACGATCCGGACAAGAGCGTCAGCTTCGCCGACCTGGCCTACCGGGCCTACTACGAACCCCAGATGCTGCCGCCGGGTACGTCGGCCACGCTGGAGGCCACCGCCCGGTTCACCTCCCAGGCGCCGATCCACTGGGCCAACGCCACCCACGCCTGCACCTGCGAGGTGGACACCGTCACCGGCCACGTCACCCTGACCAACTACGTCGTCAGCGAGGACGTCGGGCCGATGATCAACCCGAACGTCGTCGAGGGCCAGATCGCCGGCGGCACCGTCCAGGGCATCGGCGGTGCGCTGCTGGAACACCAGGCCTACGACGCCGACGGCAATCCGTTGTCGTCGACGTTCGTCGACTACCTGCTGCCGACGGCCACCGAGGTGCCGCTCATCGAGTACGGCCACATCGAGGTCCCCGGCCCGGGCGTCGGCGGCTACAAGGGCGCCGGCGAGGGCGGCGCCATCGGCTCCACCCCCGCGGTGATCAACGCCATCAACGATGCCCTGGCAGCCCTCGGTGTCACGGTGACCAGACTGCCGGCCACCCCCGCCACGATCGTCGAACTGATCGAACAAGCCACCAGTAAGGACCAGAAGTGGAACTGA
- a CDS encoding DUF732 domain-containing protein, whose translation MKLALGSAGLFSVGLMTLFVAAPAANASPDAEFCQAMTGVGYTGDCATIVGYATDVCAQYDSGAGWETVVEELDARTDDEALTNFIVAGAPLYFCPQHSGKV comes from the coding sequence ATGAAACTCGCACTGGGATCCGCCGGCCTGTTCTCCGTCGGTTTGATGACGTTGTTCGTCGCCGCGCCGGCCGCGAATGCGAGTCCCGACGCGGAGTTCTGCCAGGCGATGACCGGGGTGGGCTACACCGGTGACTGCGCGACGATCGTCGGCTACGCCACCGATGTGTGCGCCCAGTACGACAGCGGCGCGGGTTGGGAGACGGTCGTCGAGGAACTCGACGCCCGCACCGACGACGAGGCGCTGACCAACTTCATCGTGGCCGGGGCGCCGCTGTACTTCTGTCCGCAGCACAGCGGCAAGGTGTAG
- a CDS encoding SRPBCC family protein has translation MELINEFRVPVPAEQAWDVLTDVERIAPCIPGATLLSVDGDDFTGQVKVKVGPITVQYKGKASFEQKDTAARRAVIRANGKETRGQGNAAAVVTAELKEEGDSTLCILTTDLTISGKAAQFGRGVLADVAGKLIGQFAERLEADVLSQHTTAPAPQGSADEPAVQPAPVAAPTQAPAADASVNMLALVAVPIAKRVAPVAAGLAVGLALGWVLGRRSGGAA, from the coding sequence GTGGAACTGATCAACGAGTTTCGGGTTCCGGTACCGGCCGAACAGGCCTGGGACGTGCTCACCGACGTCGAGCGCATCGCCCCCTGCATCCCTGGGGCCACGCTGCTCAGCGTCGACGGTGACGATTTCACCGGCCAGGTCAAGGTGAAGGTCGGACCGATCACCGTGCAGTACAAGGGCAAAGCCAGCTTCGAGCAGAAGGACACCGCCGCCCGCCGCGCGGTGATCAGGGCCAACGGCAAGGAGACCCGCGGCCAGGGCAACGCCGCCGCGGTGGTCACCGCCGAACTCAAGGAGGAGGGCGACAGCACGCTGTGCATCCTCACCACCGACCTCACCATCTCGGGTAAGGCCGCCCAGTTCGGCCGTGGCGTGCTCGCAGATGTCGCCGGCAAGCTGATCGGCCAGTTCGCCGAACGGCTGGAGGCCGACGTGCTGTCGCAGCACACCACCGCACCCGCCCCGCAGGGCTCGGCGGACGAACCGGCGGTGCAGCCGGCTCCGGTGGCGGCCCCCACCCAGGCGCCGGCGGCCGACGCCTCGGTGAACATGCTTGCGCTGGTGGCGGTTCCGATCGCCAAACGGGTGGCGCCGGTGGCGGCCGGGCTGGCCGTCGGGCTGGCGCTGGGTTGGGTGTTGGGCCGGCGCTCGGGTGGGGCGGCATGA
- a CDS encoding class I SAM-dependent methyltransferase — MVEKSLWMRKVEADPGHSQWYIERFRAMARAGEDLVGEARLVDAMAPRNAHILDAGCGPGRLGGYLSAAGHRVVGVDVDPALIEAAEQDYPGPQYLVGDLAELDLPARGIPDPFDVIVMAGNVMAFLAPSTRTTVLSRLRAHLAEDGRAAIGFGAGRDYDFDEFLADAATAGLTPDLLLSTWDLRPFTEDSEFLVALLRRA; from the coding sequence ATGGTCGAGAAGAGTCTGTGGATGCGCAAGGTCGAGGCCGATCCGGGCCACTCGCAGTGGTACATCGAACGCTTCCGGGCGATGGCCCGCGCCGGGGAGGATCTGGTCGGTGAGGCCCGCCTCGTCGACGCGATGGCCCCACGCAACGCGCACATCCTGGACGCCGGCTGCGGTCCGGGCCGGCTCGGCGGCTACCTGTCCGCGGCCGGTCACCGCGTCGTCGGGGTCGATGTCGACCCGGCCCTCATCGAGGCGGCGGAACAGGATTATCCGGGTCCGCAGTACCTGGTCGGCGACCTCGCCGAACTCGACCTTCCGGCCCGCGGCATCCCGGACCCGTTCGACGTCATCGTGATGGCCGGCAATGTGATGGCGTTCCTGGCCCCGAGCACCCGCACCACGGTGTTGAGCCGGCTGCGTGCTCATCTGGCCGAAGACGGCCGCGCCGCAATCGGATTCGGCGCCGGCCGGGACTACGATTTCGACGAGTTCCTCGCCGACGCCGCCACCGCCGGGCTCACCCCGGACCTGCTGCTGTCCACCTGGGATCTGCGTCCGTTCACCGAGGACTCCGAATTCCTGGTGGCGCTGCTGCGCCGGGCGTAG
- a CDS encoding DUF3303 domain-containing protein yields the protein MKFVMTWTTRLTGSAQDNEASVKRGLELFSKWARPAGTTFHQFVGRVDGTGGFAVVETDDPKDLLDGATKFSALNEFAIHPVVDIEEWVHSAQEGIDFRESIS from the coding sequence ATGAAGTTCGTGATGACGTGGACCACCCGGCTGACCGGGTCCGCGCAGGACAACGAGGCGTCGGTGAAACGCGGCCTGGAACTGTTCTCGAAGTGGGCACGTCCGGCCGGCACGACGTTTCACCAGTTCGTCGGCCGTGTCGACGGCACCGGCGGTTTCGCCGTCGTGGAGACCGACGACCCGAAGGATCTGCTCGACGGTGCGACGAAGTTCAGCGCGCTGAACGAGTTCGCGATCCACCCGGTGGTGGACATCGAGGAATGGGTGCACAGCGCCCAGGAAGGCATCGACTTCCGGGAGTCGATCTCTTGA
- a CDS encoding nuclear transport factor 2 family protein produces MSAEQNIDTIRRGYEAFAAGDMETVLSLFDDDVEWVQPGDSAISGTYHGKAEFLDFLGKLAEKGATVKVNRLIADGDTVVALTDVALGSESAQDADVFTLRDGKTVRAQVYTDTAMMERIYGRKQVAST; encoded by the coding sequence ATGTCAGCTGAACAGAACATCGACACCATCAGGCGCGGCTACGAGGCCTTCGCGGCCGGTGACATGGAAACCGTGCTCAGCCTGTTCGACGACGACGTGGAGTGGGTGCAACCCGGCGACAGCGCCATCAGCGGCACTTATCACGGCAAGGCCGAGTTCCTCGACTTCCTCGGCAAACTCGCCGAAAAGGGAGCGACCGTCAAGGTCAACCGGCTGATCGCCGACGGGGACACGGTGGTCGCCCTCACCGACGTCGCCCTCGGCAGTGAGTCGGCCCAGGACGCCGATGTGTTCACCCTGCGTGACGGCAAGACCGTCCGTGCGCAGGTCTACACCGACACGGCGATGATGGAACGCATCTACGGCAGGAAGCAGGTGGCTTCCACGTAG
- a CDS encoding maleylpyruvate isomerase family mycothiol-dependent enzyme — protein MMDMAYAERTELAQFLATLTPEQWATPSLCARWTVKDVVAHVISYEELGPFGLLKRFAKGYVVRANQVGVDEFGSLSPEQLLDFLNRHLWPRGLTAGFGGMIALVDGTVHHQDIRRPLGRPRTIAADRLLRVLRSVPGNPRLGAGRRIRGLRLHATDIDWTHGEGPEVSGTGEALLMAMTGRAAVVDELGGPGKPVLAGRLR, from the coding sequence ATGATGGACATGGCATACGCCGAGCGGACGGAGCTGGCTCAGTTCTTGGCGACACTGACCCCCGAGCAGTGGGCGACGCCCAGCCTGTGCGCCCGATGGACGGTGAAAGACGTTGTCGCCCACGTGATCAGTTATGAGGAACTGGGTCCGTTCGGTCTGCTGAAGCGGTTCGCCAAGGGGTATGTGGTCCGGGCCAATCAAGTCGGTGTCGACGAGTTCGGTTCGTTGAGCCCCGAACAACTGCTCGACTTCCTCAACCGGCACCTGTGGCCACGCGGACTCACCGCCGGTTTCGGCGGCATGATCGCCCTCGTCGACGGGACCGTGCACCATCAGGACATCCGGCGCCCCCTGGGCCGGCCACGCACCATCGCCGCGGATCGTCTGCTGCGGGTGCTGCGGTCCGTGCCGGGCAATCCCCGCCTCGGCGCCGGACGACGCATCCGGGGACTGCGACTACACGCCACCGACATCGACTGGACCCACGGAGAGGGTCCCGAGGTCAGCGGCACCGGCGAGGCGCTGCTCATGGCGATGACCGGCCGGGCTGCGGTCGTCGACGAGCTCGGCGGCCCCGGCAAACCCGTCCTGGCCGGGCGGCTGCGCTGA